From the Leucobacter tenebrionis genome, one window contains:
- a CDS encoding siderophore-interacting protein, with protein sequence MPEQQIPAADRFARERMRHRFTAREVAVTAVSSPAEPFIRITLSGPDLHDFVSDGPADHARLFFPHPITGELVAPTPVGPGEDGIVRPEAPMFPRDFTPLNLRTDPETGLRAFDVDFLQHPDPGPASAWAASAKPGDRLVVVGPRGSVRAPQGADRLLLIVDPSALPSATRWINEVPERTEVEVIADASPADLEWIEAYLREQSGREVTVGEAFGTLADAAADAGIDEGTYLFAAGEASRLIPLRRLVKYEYGIPRAQYALSGYWKRGMANFDHHAPIDPEDPED encoded by the coding sequence GTGCCCGAGCAGCAGATCCCGGCCGCCGATCGATTCGCCCGCGAGCGGATGCGCCACCGCTTCACCGCCCGAGAGGTCGCTGTTACCGCGGTGAGCTCCCCGGCCGAGCCCTTCATCCGCATCACGCTTTCGGGCCCCGACCTGCACGACTTCGTGTCAGACGGGCCTGCGGATCACGCCAGGCTCTTCTTCCCCCACCCGATCACGGGCGAACTCGTCGCTCCCACCCCGGTCGGCCCCGGCGAGGACGGGATCGTACGCCCCGAAGCTCCGATGTTCCCCCGCGACTTCACCCCGCTGAACCTTCGCACCGACCCCGAGACGGGCCTGCGCGCTTTCGACGTCGATTTCCTGCAGCACCCGGACCCGGGGCCGGCCTCCGCCTGGGCCGCGAGCGCGAAGCCGGGCGACCGTCTCGTCGTGGTGGGCCCGCGCGGCTCGGTGCGCGCGCCGCAGGGCGCGGACCGTCTGCTGCTGATCGTGGATCCCTCGGCTCTGCCCTCCGCGACCCGCTGGATCAACGAAGTTCCCGAGCGCACCGAGGTCGAGGTCATCGCCGACGCCTCCCCCGCTGATCTCGAGTGGATCGAGGCCTACCTGCGCGAGCAGAGCGGACGCGAGGTGACGGTCGGCGAGGCCTTCGGCACGCTCGCCGATGCCGCAGCCGATGCGGGCATCGACGAGGGCACCTACCTGTTCGCCGCCGGCGAGGCGAGCCGTCTCATCCCCCTGCGCCGGCTGGTGAAGTACGAATACGGGATCCCGCGGGCCCAGTACGCGCTCAGCGGCTACTGGAAGCGCGGCATGGCGAACTTCGACCACCACGCGCCCATCGACCCCGAGGATCCCGAGGACTGA
- the rpsF gene encoding 30S ribosomal protein S6, with protein sequence MHPYELMVILDPGIDERTVAPSMEKFLGVIRNAGGEIENVDIWGKRRLAYEIKKQSEGIYVVVNFSATPEATAELDRQLGLSEAVLRTKVLRADELIAQRDAQAKRDQAKAARAAAKVGA encoded by the coding sequence ATGCATCCGTACGAACTCATGGTGATCCTCGATCCGGGTATCGACGAGCGCACCGTGGCCCCCAGCATGGAGAAGTTCCTCGGCGTCATCCGCAACGCGGGCGGCGAGATCGAGAACGTCGACATCTGGGGCAAGCGCCGTCTCGCATACGAGATCAAGAAGCAGTCCGAGGGCATCTACGTCGTGGTGAACTTCTCCGCGACCCCCGAGGCGACCGCAGAGCTCGACCGTCAGCTGGGTCTCTCCGAGGCCGTGCTGCGCACCAAGGTGCTGCGTGCCGACGAGCTCATCGCCCAGCGTGACGCTCAGGCCAAGCGCGATCAGGCCAAGGCCGCTCGCGCCGCCGCGAAGGTGGGCGCGTAG
- a CDS encoding DUF6049 family protein codes for MLSLPRFRDLFIAAVLALGAVSMLGTAGTAAAQTVDEPPIETAATLVAAPREPVMRGPGSELQIDVQIDNPGQQQLPEGTVRLEVDPRPLASIEDLDGVFPEHPVELGEAEIGPTAPDSEQSLTITVPQDRLPFTSTTPSGVYLLRASIAPDLEFTVPLAWESSAGTRSDPATAASVRLGLIVPIVLPDDIRTLPTRPQLEELVPGWSDLLDQARSAEATLAIDPRVIAGIRAYGDEAPEPARQFLARLEATPLPNFLLQFADADPSAQADLGFTSLLQPTSLDFVSRFGSAASETPPRDETAGSDSSSESSSDSGADGADGAAGQGSDDTTGTDAAPPLPTLDELLSWNEAEPMAWPAEGSADQGTLELLRLSNIDSVVLDSENVDRASGGPRVSLEQGSAIVTDAALADAARTALSASGEVERAAGLSRLSAYLLLAAQSGSEDLVLGLDRGATADAQDPALLIAQLRELGWVEPTAIGALDEGEALLRGSDTLEERRELLRAAVGRESSVSELGAVLVHPEYLSGYQRARLLELFATRHAAPGVAFEEVAARYQKRDAELLQGVQGITTERMQLVGASTRVPVQLHNSLPFEASVDVQVVPASAVLSVTEPHFSGVLVPPEGNERVLVPVNSRVSSGESGLVVTVGAASGDLTVFTGTLAISVRSGVETIALTTLGILAALLLGFGIWRSVRRRRAASAARVTSLSE; via the coding sequence ATGCTCTCGCTACCCCGGTTCCGCGACCTCTTCATCGCGGCGGTGCTCGCGCTGGGTGCGGTCAGCATGCTCGGCACCGCGGGAACGGCGGCGGCGCAGACCGTCGACGAACCACCGATCGAGACAGCGGCGACGCTCGTCGCGGCGCCTCGCGAACCCGTGATGCGGGGCCCCGGTTCCGAGCTGCAGATCGATGTGCAGATCGACAACCCGGGGCAGCAGCAGCTCCCGGAGGGGACGGTCCGGCTCGAGGTCGACCCCCGCCCGCTCGCATCCATCGAGGATCTCGACGGGGTCTTCCCCGAGCACCCGGTCGAGCTCGGGGAGGCCGAGATCGGCCCCACGGCCCCGGATTCCGAGCAGTCGCTCACCATCACGGTGCCGCAGGATCGGCTTCCCTTCACCTCCACCACCCCGTCTGGCGTCTACCTGCTGCGCGCCTCGATCGCGCCGGATCTCGAGTTCACCGTGCCACTCGCGTGGGAGAGCTCCGCCGGGACCAGATCGGATCCGGCAACCGCGGCCTCCGTGCGCCTCGGACTCATCGTGCCGATCGTGCTCCCCGACGACATCCGCACACTGCCCACACGGCCGCAGCTCGAAGAACTCGTGCCGGGGTGGTCGGATCTGCTCGATCAGGCCCGCTCTGCGGAGGCGACGCTCGCCATCGACCCGCGGGTCATCGCCGGGATCCGCGCCTACGGCGACGAAGCCCCCGAGCCCGCTCGGCAGTTCCTCGCCAGGCTCGAGGCGACCCCCCTGCCGAACTTCCTGCTGCAGTTCGCCGATGCGGATCCCTCTGCCCAGGCCGACCTGGGCTTCACCTCTCTTCTGCAGCCCACAAGCCTCGATTTCGTGTCACGGTTCGGCAGCGCCGCTTCCGAGACGCCCCCGCGGGACGAGACGGCGGGATCCGACTCGTCCTCCGAATCGTCCTCCGATTCTGGCGCCGATGGAGCCGACGGCGCGGCCGGCCAGGGCTCCGACGATACAACCGGCACCGATGCCGCCCCTCCGCTGCCGACCCTCGACGAGCTGCTGAGCTGGAACGAGGCGGAGCCCATGGCCTGGCCCGCCGAGGGATCGGCGGATCAGGGCACGCTCGAGCTGCTGCGGCTCTCGAACATCGACTCCGTCGTGCTCGACTCCGAGAACGTCGACCGGGCGAGCGGAGGCCCCAGGGTCTCTCTCGAGCAGGGATCCGCGATCGTCACCGATGCCGCGCTGGCAGACGCCGCACGCACCGCGCTCTCGGCCTCCGGGGAGGTCGAACGCGCCGCCGGCCTCTCGCGACTCTCCGCCTACCTGCTGCTCGCAGCGCAGAGCGGATCAGAGGATCTCGTGCTCGGGCTCGACCGCGGGGCGACGGCCGATGCTCAAGATCCCGCGCTTCTCATCGCCCAGCTGCGCGAACTCGGCTGGGTGGAGCCGACCGCCATCGGCGCCCTCGACGAGGGAGAGGCGCTGCTCCGCGGCTCGGACACGCTCGAGGAGCGCCGGGAGCTGCTCCGCGCCGCTGTCGGCCGCGAATCCTCGGTGAGCGAACTCGGCGCGGTGCTCGTGCACCCCGAGTACCTCAGCGGCTACCAGCGCGCCCGCCTGCTCGAGCTGTTCGCCACCCGGCACGCGGCGCCCGGTGTCGCCTTCGAGGAGGTGGCGGCACGGTACCAGAAACGCGACGCAGAACTGCTCCAGGGAGTGCAGGGCATCACCACCGAGCGCATGCAACTCGTCGGGGCGTCGACGCGCGTGCCCGTGCAGCTGCACAACTCGCTTCCGTTCGAGGCGTCGGTCGACGTTCAGGTGGTTCCGGCTTCGGCCGTTCTCTCCGTCACCGAGCCGCACTTCTCGGGCGTACTGGTTCCACCGGAGGGCAACGAGCGCGTGCTCGTACCGGTGAACAGCCGCGTCTCCTCCGGGGAGTCCGGCCTCGTCGTCACGGTCGGCGCGGCCTCGGGCGACCTGACCGTCTTCACCGGCACCCTGGCCATCTCCGTCCGCAGCGGCGTCGAGACCATCGCGCTCACGACGCTCGGCATACTCGCCGCGCTACTGCTCGGGTTCGGGATCTGGCGCAGCGTGCGCCGTCGCCGCGCCGCCTCCGCAGCGCGCGTCACCAGCCTCTCGGAATAG
- the purB gene encoding adenylosuccinate lyase codes for MTPLPPQPISPLDGRYRAAVADLGDTLSEAGLNKARVHVEVEWIAYLTEHSLLGGTPLDPSQLATLRAWAANFGQAEIDQLAETEKTTQHDVKAVEYLVRGKLDEMDLGRLAELTHVCCTSEDINNLSYALTVKQAIADVWRPRFEKVIAELARQAEQYRELPMMSRTHGQPATPTTLGKELAVFVHRLERQLNQIDDVEYLGKFSGATGTFAAHLAADPSVDWAAVSQEFVEGLGLDWNPLTTQIESHDWQAELYTRIAHANRILHNLATDIWSYISIGYFRQIPVAGATGSSTMPHKVNPIRFENAEANLELSNALLDSLAATLVTSRWQRDLTDSSAQRNIGVALGHSVLALDNILKGLGQIDAAPEVLAADLDANWEVLGEAIQTVIRAEVTAGRSTIKDPYAALKELTRGRRIGQAELIEFVQGLEIGDEAKQRLLALTPATYVGDAVRLVDFLQR; via the coding sequence ATGACCCCGCTCCCCCCGCAGCCCATCAGCCCCCTCGACGGCCGCTACCGCGCGGCCGTCGCCGATCTCGGCGATACGCTCTCCGAGGCCGGGCTCAACAAGGCGCGGGTGCACGTCGAGGTCGAGTGGATCGCGTACCTCACCGAGCACTCGCTGCTGGGCGGCACCCCGCTCGATCCATCGCAGCTCGCGACGCTGCGCGCCTGGGCCGCGAACTTCGGACAGGCCGAGATCGACCAGCTCGCCGAGACCGAGAAGACCACGCAGCACGACGTCAAGGCCGTGGAGTACCTCGTGCGCGGCAAACTCGACGAGATGGATCTCGGCCGCCTCGCCGAGCTCACCCACGTGTGCTGCACGAGCGAGGACATCAACAACCTCTCGTACGCGCTCACCGTCAAGCAGGCGATCGCCGACGTGTGGCGTCCTCGCTTCGAGAAGGTGATCGCCGAGCTCGCCCGCCAGGCCGAGCAATACCGCGAGCTGCCCATGATGAGCCGTACGCACGGCCAGCCTGCCACGCCGACCACACTCGGCAAGGAGCTCGCCGTGTTCGTGCACCGCCTCGAGCGGCAGCTCAACCAGATCGACGACGTCGAGTACCTCGGCAAGTTCTCGGGCGCCACCGGCACCTTCGCCGCGCACCTCGCCGCCGATCCCTCGGTCGACTGGGCAGCGGTGTCGCAGGAGTTTGTCGAGGGCCTCGGTCTCGATTGGAACCCGCTCACCACGCAGATCGAGTCGCACGACTGGCAAGCCGAGCTCTACACGCGGATCGCCCATGCGAACCGCATCCTGCACAACCTCGCGACCGACATCTGGAGCTACATCTCCATCGGCTACTTCCGCCAGATCCCCGTCGCCGGCGCCACGGGCTCCTCGACGATGCCGCACAAGGTGAACCCGATCCGCTTCGAGAACGCCGAGGCCAACCTCGAGCTGTCGAACGCTCTGCTGGATTCGCTGGCCGCCACGCTTGTCACGAGCCGCTGGCAGCGCGACCTCACCGACTCCTCGGCGCAGCGCAACATCGGCGTCGCACTCGGTCACTCGGTGCTCGCGCTCGACAACATCCTCAAGGGCCTCGGTCAGATCGACGCCGCTCCCGAGGTGCTCGCGGCGGATCTCGACGCCAACTGGGAGGTGCTCGGCGAGGCGATCCAGACCGTGATCCGCGCCGAGGTGACCGCCGGGCGCTCGACCATCAAGGATCCCTACGCCGCCCTCAAGGAACTCACCCGCGGGCGCCGGATCGGCCAGGCCGAACTCATCGAGTTCGTGCAGGGGCTCGAGATCGGCGACGAGGCGAAGCAGCGGCTGCTCGCCCTGACGCCCGCGACTTACGTGGGCGATGCGGTGCGCCTCGTGGACTTCCTGCAACGGTAG
- the ssb gene encoding single-stranded DNA-binding protein: MAGEPLITVVGNLVADPEPRVSQAGNSWVTFRIASTPRVRDRQSGEWSDGEPLWLGCRAYGEYADNIAASLTKGMRVIVQGRLTQRSYTDNQGQQRTSLDLEVEEVGPSLRFATAQVSRGQSRGQVGGFGGGNANQPQGQSSWGRPAAQQQESNPWTNPGQGGNSGGGDFGGGFDDEQPF, from the coding sequence ATGGCCGGCGAGCCGCTGATCACTGTCGTCGGCAACCTCGTTGCCGACCCCGAGCCGCGTGTCAGTCAGGCGGGCAATTCGTGGGTGACCTTCCGGATCGCCTCGACGCCGCGCGTGCGCGACCGTCAGTCGGGCGAATGGTCTGACGGCGAACCGCTGTGGCTCGGATGCCGCGCGTACGGCGAGTACGCCGATAACATCGCGGCATCGCTCACGAAGGGCATGCGCGTCATCGTGCAGGGCCGTCTCACTCAGCGCAGCTACACCGATAACCAGGGACAGCAGCGCACCTCCCTCGACCTCGAGGTCGAGGAGGTCGGTCCGTCGCTCCGCTTCGCCACCGCCCAGGTGAGCCGCGGTCAGTCGCGCGGGCAGGTCGGCGGTTTCGGCGGCGGCAACGCCAACCAGCCGCAGGGCCAGAGCAGCTGGGGTCGTCCCGCGGCGCAGCAGCAGGAGAGCAACCCGTGGACCAACCCCGGTCAGGGCGGCAACTCCGGCGGAGGCGATTTCGGCGGCGGCTTCGACGACGAACAGCCCTTCTAA
- a CDS encoding PIG-L family deacetylase, with protein MQDPKAWFDGRARVMFVHAHPDDETICTGGTLAALSEAGMEPLLVTLTRGEQGEVVAGPLEALAATHGLAVVRQNELRTALGMLGVERHSFLGAEPARAEGLPPYIYEDSGMAWGSDGRATAAPDASPDALTSAPAVEALNDLLAAAYQAGAQGIVSYDDGGGYGHPDHRLAHRLSRAVAHALGLPFWEIVADPDSSASATDRRAEGSDPHSPDDPDSPAEAVEHHDVSPWLDRKVAALRAHGTQLTVDGDDIVHVGGQREPIGRIESFRRL; from the coding sequence ATGCAGGATCCGAAGGCGTGGTTCGACGGCCGTGCACGGGTGATGTTCGTGCACGCGCACCCCGACGATGAGACCATATGCACCGGAGGCACGCTCGCCGCGCTCTCCGAAGCGGGGATGGAGCCGCTGCTGGTCACACTGACGCGGGGCGAGCAGGGCGAGGTCGTCGCCGGGCCGCTCGAGGCGCTCGCCGCGACGCACGGCCTGGCGGTCGTCAGGCAGAACGAGCTGCGTACGGCTCTCGGCATGCTGGGCGTCGAGCGGCACTCCTTCCTCGGAGCCGAACCCGCTCGAGCGGAGGGGCTTCCCCCTTATATTTACGAGGACTCGGGCATGGCGTGGGGATCCGACGGTCGCGCGACCGCAGCGCCCGATGCGAGCCCCGACGCCCTCACGAGCGCCCCCGCCGTGGAGGCGCTGAACGATCTGCTCGCCGCCGCCTATCAGGCCGGTGCTCAGGGCATCGTGAGCTACGACGACGGGGGCGGATACGGGCATCCGGATCACCGCCTCGCCCACAGGCTCTCGCGTGCGGTAGCGCACGCGCTGGGTCTCCCGTTCTGGGAGATCGTCGCGGATCCCGATTCCTCGGCTTCCGCGACGGATCGCAGGGCCGAGGGATCCGATCCCCACTCCCCTGACGATCCCGACTCCCCCGCCGAGGCCGTCGAGCACCACGACGTCTCCCCCTGGCTGGATCGCAAGGTCGCCGCACTGCGCGCGCACGGCACCCAGCTCACGGTCGACGGCGACGACATCGTGCACGTGGGTGGTCAGCGCGAGCCGATCGGCCGGATCGAGAGCTTCCGCCGGCTCTAG
- a CDS encoding ATP-binding cassette domain-containing protein yields the protein MNDFILHAQGLTKDYGATRALAGVSLGFVEGTSTAIMGASGSGKTTLLHTLAGIIAPDAGAVDYAGSRITALGDMVAFTGY from the coding sequence ATGAACGATTTCATCCTCCACGCGCAGGGACTCACCAAGGACTACGGGGCGACACGAGCGCTCGCGGGCGTCTCGCTCGGTTTCGTCGAGGGCACCTCGACCGCGATCATGGGCGCCTCGGGGTCGGGCAAGACGACCCTGCTGCACACGCTCGCGGGCATCATCGCGCCCGACGCGGGCGCCGTCGACTACGCCGGCTCCCGGATCACCGCGCTCGGCGACATGGTCGCTTTTACAGGTTATTGA
- the rplI gene encoding 50S ribosomal protein L9 encodes MAKVILTNEVQGLGSAGDVVDVKNGYARNFLVPQGYAVHWTRGGEAQVAQLRAAREARALASVEDAQALKAKLQEGKIRLFAKTGAEGRLFGSVKPAAVAAAVSEAGIGEVDKRKITVPTIKSTGEYEAVVHLHEGVDAKVTLQVIAQR; translated from the coding sequence ATGGCGAAGGTAATTCTCACGAACGAGGTCCAGGGCCTCGGTTCCGCCGGTGACGTCGTCGACGTCAAGAACGGCTACGCACGCAACTTCCTCGTGCCGCAGGGCTACGCGGTGCACTGGACTCGCGGTGGCGAGGCTCAGGTCGCACAGCTCCGCGCCGCCCGCGAGGCGCGCGCGCTCGCTTCGGTCGAGGACGCGCAGGCGCTCAAGGCCAAGCTGCAGGAGGGCAAGATCCGCCTGTTCGCGAAGACCGGTGCCGAGGGCCGTCTGTTCGGCTCGGTGAAGCCCGCTGCGGTCGCCGCCGCGGTCTCCGAGGCCGGCATCGGCGAGGTCGACAAGCGCAAGATCACGGTGCCGACGATCAAGTCCACCGGCGAGTACGAGGCCGTCGTGCACCTGCACGAGGGCGTCGATGCCAAGGTGACGCTGCAGGTCATCGCGCAGCGCTGA
- a CDS encoding ABC transporter ATP-binding protein, whose protein sequence is MTEPTEPAPHDPVTPSRRDRLRPLELLGFSAVLGVFAGGIVFFATRDWVLALVFLGVAFIVSVMMVALVGLGGKPSQEDLEARKDLQRPDSDNWH, encoded by the coding sequence ATGACTGAGCCCACCGAGCCCGCGCCGCACGATCCCGTGACCCCGTCGCGCCGTGACCGCCTGCGACCGCTCGAGCTCCTCGGGTTCTCCGCCGTGCTCGGCGTCTTCGCAGGGGGCATCGTGTTCTTCGCCACGCGCGACTGGGTGCTCGCCCTCGTCTTCCTCGGCGTCGCATTCATCGTCTCGGTGATGATGGTCGCACTGGTCGGGCTCGGCGGCAAGCCGAGCCAGGAGGATCTCGAGGCGCGCAAGGATCTGCAGCGCCCCGACAGCGACAACTGGCACTGA
- the rpsR gene encoding 30S ribosomal protein S18 — translation MAGKSSGAGRKPGRGKNAKTLAPAKKQTVGVIDYKDVATLRKFISERGKIRARRITGVSVQEQRLIAKAVKNAREMALLPYAGSGR, via the coding sequence ATGGCAGGCAAGTCCAGCGGCGCAGGCCGCAAGCCGGGTCGGGGTAAGAACGCCAAGACCCTCGCACCCGCGAAGAAGCAGACCGTCGGCGTCATCGACTACAAGGATGTCGCGACGCTGCGCAAGTTCATCTCTGAGCGCGGCAAGATCCGCGCCCGCCGCATCACCGGCGTGTCCGTGCAGGAGCAGCGACTGATCGCGAAGGCCGTGAAGAACGCCCGCGAGATGGCGCTCCTCCCCTACGCCGGCTCCGGCCGCTGA
- the dnaB gene encoding replicative DNA helicase, giving the protein MSIAHLGISDPFSEEEARGQERTPPYDLLAEQSALGGMLLSKDAVADVTGLLKGADFYVPKHEVIYEAVLSLYSRGEPTDVITVTDELTKAGELQRAGGAEYLHTLTSIVPTAANAGFYAEIVAEKALLRRLVEAGTRIVQMGYAGEGEAIDLVNVAQSEIYGVTGESQGEDYVPLSLAVDAALDEINKANGAADGMLGVPTGFSELDAMTNGFAGGQMIIIAARPAMGKSTLALDVARNASVHADAPTVFFSLEMGRAEIAMRLLAAEATIPMQTLRKGALDNRDFQKLAATQARIAEKPLYIDDSPNLTLVEIRAKCRRLKQQHGLRMVVIDYLQLLSSGKKAESRQQEVSEFSRALKLLSKELDVPVIALSQLNRASEQRADKMPAISDLRESGSLEQDADMVILLHREAVGDRDSPRAGEADFILAKQRNGPTGTVTVAFQGHYSRFQDMPQGV; this is encoded by the coding sequence GTGTCGATCGCACACCTGGGAATATCGGATCCGTTCAGCGAAGAAGAGGCCCGCGGGCAGGAGCGCACCCCGCCTTACGACCTGCTCGCCGAGCAGAGCGCGTTGGGCGGCATGCTGCTGTCGAAGGACGCGGTCGCCGACGTGACGGGGCTGCTCAAGGGTGCGGATTTCTATGTGCCGAAGCACGAGGTCATCTACGAGGCCGTGCTCTCGCTGTACTCGAGGGGCGAGCCGACCGATGTGATCACGGTCACCGATGAGCTCACCAAGGCGGGCGAACTGCAGCGCGCGGGCGGCGCGGAGTACCTGCACACGCTGACGAGCATCGTGCCCACCGCGGCTAACGCGGGCTTCTACGCCGAGATCGTCGCCGAGAAAGCGCTGCTGCGCCGCCTCGTCGAGGCGGGCACCCGCATCGTGCAGATGGGCTATGCGGGCGAGGGCGAAGCGATCGACCTCGTCAATGTCGCCCAGTCCGAGATCTACGGTGTGACCGGCGAGAGCCAGGGCGAGGACTACGTGCCGCTCTCGCTCGCAGTCGACGCCGCGCTCGACGAGATCAACAAGGCCAACGGAGCGGCTGACGGCATGCTCGGCGTGCCGACCGGCTTCAGCGAGCTCGACGCGATGACCAACGGCTTCGCCGGCGGTCAGATGATCATCATCGCGGCGCGTCCCGCCATGGGTAAGTCGACGCTCGCGCTGGACGTCGCCCGCAATGCCTCTGTGCACGCCGATGCCCCCACGGTCTTCTTCTCGTTGGAGATGGGCCGCGCCGAGATCGCGATGCGTCTGCTGGCGGCCGAGGCGACCATCCCGATGCAGACGCTTCGCAAGGGTGCGCTCGACAACCGCGACTTCCAGAAGCTCGCTGCCACGCAGGCGCGCATCGCCGAGAAGCCGCTCTACATCGACGACAGCCCCAACCTGACGCTCGTGGAGATCCGCGCCAAGTGCCGCCGCCTCAAGCAGCAGCACGGCCTCAGGATGGTGGTCATCGACTACCTGCAGCTGCTGTCGAGCGGCAAGAAGGCCGAGAGCCGTCAGCAGGAGGTCAGCGAGTTCTCGCGCGCGCTCAAGCTGCTCTCGAAGGAGCTCGACGTGCCCGTGATCGCGCTGTCACAGCTCAACCGTGCCTCCGAGCAGCGCGCCGATAAGATGCCGGCGATCAGCGACCTCCGCGAGTCGGGCTCGCTCGAGCAGGACGCCGACATGGTGATCCTGCTCCATCGGGAGGCGGTGGGTGATCGCGACAGCCCTCGCGCCGGCGAGGCCGACTTCATTCTCGCCAAGCAGCGCAACGGCCCCACGGGCACGGTCACGGTGGCGTTCCAAGGTCACTACTCCCGCTTCCAGGACATGCCGCAGGGAGTGTGA
- a CDS encoding CCA tRNA nucleotidyltransferase: MPTLAESMEALRTIAASAPVATLARAFADQGHEFALVGGPVRDALLGRSVTDLDFTTSARPEETRAILDSLTKNVWDVGRDFGTIAARVHGETAEITTYRADTYRDDSRKPEVSFGDTIEGDLVRRDFTINALALMLPEMRLVDVSNGVEDLLAGRIRTPGSPESSFTDDPLRMLRAARFASQLGFEVEPETQAAMWEFSERLDIISAERVRDEFVKLLATADPVPGIRLLVDTGLAERFLPELTALIATQDDHGRHKDVYEHSLTVLRQAIDLEGDRDHEPSPDVVLRIAALLHDIGKPATRRFERGGVTFHHHDIVGAKLVKKRLRELRFDNDTIKRVARLVELHLRFFGYSDQQWTDSAVRRYVRDAGEELERLHILTRADVTTRNRRKAERLAHAYDDIERRIDELAEAEELAAVRPELDGERIMALLGIPPGPLVGRAYKYLLEVRLDEGPIGEAAAEERLRAWYEQNGAE, encoded by the coding sequence ATGCCAACCCTTGCCGAATCCATGGAGGCGCTGCGCACGATCGCGGCCTCCGCCCCCGTCGCGACGCTCGCGAGAGCCTTTGCCGATCAGGGGCATGAGTTCGCACTCGTCGGCGGCCCGGTGCGCGACGCGCTGCTCGGCAGGTCGGTCACCGACCTCGACTTCACCACGTCCGCGCGGCCCGAGGAGACGCGCGCGATCCTCGACTCCCTCACCAAGAACGTCTGGGACGTCGGCCGCGACTTCGGCACCATCGCGGCCAGAGTGCACGGCGAGACCGCGGAGATCACCACCTACCGCGCCGACACGTACCGCGATGATTCCCGCAAGCCGGAGGTGAGCTTCGGCGACACCATCGAGGGCGACCTCGTGCGTCGGGATTTCACGATCAACGCTCTCGCCCTCATGCTTCCCGAGATGCGCCTCGTCGACGTCTCGAACGGCGTCGAGGACCTCCTGGCCGGGCGGATCCGCACCCCCGGCTCTCCCGAGTCGTCATTCACCGATGATCCGCTCCGCATGCTGCGCGCGGCTCGATTCGCCTCTCAGCTCGGCTTCGAGGTGGAGCCGGAGACGCAGGCGGCGATGTGGGAGTTCTCCGAGCGCCTCGACATCATCTCGGCTGAGCGGGTGCGCGACGAGTTCGTCAAGTTGCTCGCGACCGCCGATCCGGTGCCCGGCATCCGACTGCTGGTCGACACCGGACTCGCCGAGCGCTTCCTGCCCGAGCTGACGGCGCTCATCGCCACGCAGGACGACCACGGCCGCCACAAGGACGTCTACGAGCACAGCCTCACGGTGCTGCGCCAGGCGATCGACCTGGAAGGCGACCGGGACCACGAGCCCTCCCCCGATGTCGTGCTGCGGATCGCGGCACTGCTGCACGACATCGGCAAGCCCGCCACGCGGCGTTTCGAGCGCGGTGGCGTCACCTTCCACCATCACGACATCGTGGGCGCGAAGCTCGTGAAGAAGCGACTGCGGGAGCTGCGCTTCGATAACGACACGATCAAGCGGGTCGCGCGCCTCGTCGAACTGCACCTGCGCTTCTTCGGCTACAGCGATCAGCAGTGGACGGACTCCGCGGTGCGCCGTTACGTGCGCGACGCGGGCGAAGAGCTCGAGCGCCTGCACATCCTCACGCGCGCCGACGTCACGACCCGCAACCGGCGCAAGGCCGAGCGGCTCGCGCACGCCTACGACGACATCGAGCGCCGCATCGACGAGCTCGCCGAGGCCGAGGAGCTCGCGGCGGTGCGTCCCGAGCTGGACGGCGAGCGGATCATGGCGCTGCTCGGCATCCCGCCGGGGCCTCTCGTGGGGCGCGCCTACAAGTACCTGCTCGAGGTGCGCCTCGACGAGGGGCCCATCGGCGAGGCCGCGGCCGAGGAGCGGCTGCGCGCGTGGTACGAGCAGAACGGAGCTGAGTGA